gaaaaggcaaccctcctacactgctggtgggaatgcagtttggtgcagccactgtggaaaagagtatggagattcctcaaaagactaggaatagacttaccatatgacccaggaatcccgctcctgggcttatatccagaaggaaccctacttcaggatgacacctgcaccccaatgttcatagcagcactatttacaatatccaagacatggaaacagcctaaatgtccatcaacagatgaccggataaagaagatgtgatatatttatacaatgaaatactactcagccataaaaacctacagtataatgccatttgcagcaacatggatgctcctggagaatatcattctaagtgaagtaagccagaaagagaaagaaaaataccatatgagatcgctcatatgtggaatctaaacaaacaaacaaagcataatacaaaacagaaacagactcatagacatagaatacaaacttgtggttgccaagggggcggagggtgggaagggatagacgggatttcaaaattgtagaatagataaacaagattatactgtatagcacagggaaatatacacaagatcttattgtagctcacagagaaaaaaatgtgacaatgaatatatatatgttcatgtataactgaaaaattgtgctctacattggaatttgacacaacattgtaaaatgattataaatcaataaaaaatgtttaaaaaaaaagaaacactggatAATAATGCAAGACCTacaaaaatggaatatttaaagtTAGCCCATAAAAGACAGGTAGGAGTTGGACAGAAAAGGATAAGAAAGGGTGTTCCAAGAAGGGAAAACTAAAAGAACTAATCTCAGAAGCAATTTACTTGCCCTTTACTTCACAAGGTTGCTGAAATAATTAATATGAAAGTGCTTTCAATAATATAAAGAACAATATAAACACATGGGTTTATTATCGCATTGAAtcttgaaatatcagaaaaaaaaatccagaaaaataataaGATTCAAAACTAGCAAAGCACCTTTATTGCATACTCACAGGTCAGCCTACttaatatattatctcattttatcctcaaaacAACTCGAGAGAAATTGCTAGGTCACAAAATTAGTAAATGTTGGATCCTAGCCGGTGAACAATGTGAGGACAAGATCTGTGTCTGTCTTATTCACCACTTAATCTCTAGTACCTGGGTTGAAACATGGCACACAGTAGCAGCTCCgtgaatgcatgaatgaacaaTAAACAAAGCTAGTATACACACCCAAGGAAAAGTGATCTGAAGTCTATGCATTTCCACTTACATTAATtgatacaaaacaaaaatctctgacTGAAAACAAAGATCAGTAAAGTTGGGTAACACAGCTAAATTTGGCCATCTAGGGATTAGATGAAAGATCTTCACTAACCTTTTTGCAGGCATGCAGGAGGAAGAATGAAATGACCTAAAGCCACCGAGTTTTTTATTTCAGCATTAGCTACTGCAGAGAGATAGTAGGCATGAAAAACTGTAGCATTATCTTCTATGTAATCAAGACTCTGATATATtctaggagaaaggaaggaaatattttaggttATGAAATGAACAAGAATGTATTCAACCTTTCAAAAGAAGTAAATGAGTGGAAGCAGGTAGAATTATCTGTAGGGAATTATCTGTAGGTATTCAGGAGACTGGTGcagtgaggggtgaggaggggcagcCAGGAAAGTGATcagacttctgttttgtaaacacaATGGGACAGCAATGCGAAGGTGGATCACAGGTAGACTGGAGGCAGAACATCCTCTCAGAAAGTTACTGTGGTAGGAAATGAGGTAACTTAGAGTGTATACTAAGGTGGTGGCAGTAAGAACAAAGAACATTTACAGGGGTACAATCCGTGGTGTTTGGCCATGGATTAATTAATGGATTCATGGGTGTAGGAGTTATTATTCAAAAGGAACTACCAAGGTTTTATGAGGGGCAATCAGGAAATTTGACTTAACCATATTGAATATGAGGGCCCTCCAAGGCGCCACATGGATGTGGGAGAGGCAGTTGGAAACACACACAACTGGAACTCGGGAAGAGACTCGAGGGCTAGGTAGAAGGCCATGCCATTtagacagaaaggagagagaaaattacCTATTCCACACCCGCCCCCTAACCCCGCCGCCGCCACCATCCCGCCCCAAGCACGTCTAGGACTGAAAAAGTGGCGTTTCCAGTCTCTTCCTATTATTAGTATTTATTGGTGCATTGCAACTTCTGTCTTCAACTCCTGGCTCAACATGACCCAAATGGCACTGCCAGGTGGACTTCAGGTACCTCAGCGTGTCCGGGTGTGACGCATCGCAGCTGAACAAGAAGTCGGCGTCCCTCGGGTCACTGATCGTCCCCCCTTCAGCCACTGCGGAGGCAAAGGCACAAGGTGAGCCTAGTAAGTACCCTGGAGCCAAGGTACCAGTGGGAGGTGTACCACATCACCCACACCTTCCGCCTAGCTTCCTACCCCAGAACTGCCTCAGGTCGCGGCTGACGCTGCGGCAAAACCAGCCCCGCTGCCCTTGAAACATGGCGCCGCCTCACAagggaggatgtgggggaggggcggccgggAGTCGAGATCGCTGATTGGCCCCAGGTCTGAAGCCACGCTCCATGATTGGTTCTCAGGGTAATGGGCGGGAAAGGCCTGAGGCACAAGGAAGAAGGTTCCGTCGCTGCTAGTCTGTGGTGAGCGGCTCTTGGGATTGTGGAGAAGCCTCTCAGATTTACCTGTTATGGCGGAGGAGGAAGGTCTGTTGTGCTTGTAAGTTTTAAACCCTGAGTATTAAAGTTATTgttctttgttattattttgaagcaaaaacCATTTTATCATTTCATCTATAAATGTGTCAGTTGGACTCTCTAAAAGGTGAAGTCTTCTTAAAAACATAACACAACATCGTTatcacacttaaaaaataataattctttaatataGTCATATATCACCAGTggtcaaattatatatatattttttttgcagTTTCACCCCCAAACCCCCTTACAGAAAAGCTATATTTCTCTGGTGTTGAGTCGATTTaatctaaaatttcaaaaatattgatataaaGTTCACCATAAaatcttttataatatttattaatgtttgtAGCTCTGTAGCAAtggttcctttttcatttctgacattaATTACTtgtgctttcttatttcttagtCTTACCaaagttttgtcatttttattagcCTTTCAGACACTTCTGACACTGTTGATACTctcatacatttcttttctgtatcattcATTTCTGCTCTTATAATTTCCTACTTTTCTAGCTTTCAATTGCtgtactttttttcatttcttgaaagaGATGGCTTATTTTCatcctttgtttttctaatatGTGCATATAAGGCTGtaaattttctttaaactgtGTGCCAGTTAAAGATGTCACTTTTTCTGTTACCATTCAATTCAAAATATGTTCAGATTTCCAACTGAGTTTTTTGATTtatggattatttaaaatattttttaaatttccaaattcaTGTGATTATTtagttgtcttgtttttattgatttcttgtttaaatgtattaatatcaAAGAATATGGATTGTGTGAttataatcctttaaaatttgttgaaattttctTTATGACTGAAGTATGTGATCAGTGTTCCATGTGTGTTTGTAAAGAATGTCCTGCAGCTGTTGGATATTCTTGTTTGTCTGGTATGGTGTTCTACATATGTTCATTGAGTCAAGTTTGTTAATCATATTGTCTTATTCTATCCATTACTGAGAGAGGCATGGTAAAAACCTGCtttatttgtgggtttttcaATTCcttcttgttaattttttatttatgtatactgAAATTATGTTGTTAGGTACATGCAAATGTACACTTGTTTTTCTAGTTGATTGAACAATTAAGCACTTGAATATGAAaggcaaaactttaaaacatagAATAGAACACAGGAGAATATCTCTGGCCTCTGAGAAAGATTTTTTGGAAATAGTAGGAGAAGATATTTTGCAGTGCAAATAACCAACAAAGAATTGgtatctagaaaatataaataaccctACGAATCAATAAGAGACACAATATGATGCAAAATGGGCAAACACCTATATAggcattttgcagaagaggaaatttaaatggCCAAGATActtataaaaagatgctcaaccacagaggtaattagggaaatgcaaactaaaactaaGAGATACCATTATGTACTCACCTTACTGATAAAAATTGAATTGGCACTCCCACTGCTGGTGGCAGTGTAAATCGGCACAATTGCTTTGATCAACAATTCATCATTACTCGAAGATGTGCATACCATATGAACCAGCACTTATTAGATATAAACCTAGAGAAACTCTTGCTCCCATTTACAGGTACACATGTACAATAATGTTTATGGCAACACTGTTGCTAatagcaacagcaacagcaacaactgaaaaaaatagtgACTAGAAACAACTTCTTACCTATTAACAGTAGTTTGGATATTTAAATTACTGGATTTTCGTACACTGGAATATAACataagtttgaatttttaaaaagccaaggaAGACATACATGATTCCACTCATTTAAAGTTTGAAGAATAGTCATGATGAAGCCATACTTTTcaggaatatttatatatgtagaaTGGAAAAAACTGAACAGTACATTTGTCAGAAAGATACACCCATGAATtatttgcaaaaaggaaaaaaccgAATATACAAAATGTAGAAGAGTGATTAcctcagggctgggagaggtAGTAGGAGGCCTTCAAATGTTTTGATTCTGTTCTATTTCCAAAGCTAGACGGTCAATTaatgaatttttgtgtgtgttattatCTAAACCTTACATATGCATTACATACACTCttctgtatgtattttacaaGGCTTTCTCCTTTGAGGTTCTCACCTCAGTGAATTCCAATACACAATTGGGGCCTCTTTATCTTCTACTTCATACAAggatttctgttgttgttatcaCTATTTGCCTCATCTCCTGTGGTCTGAGAGAAAATAGTATATGAGATAGCCCTGATCACGCTTCTTAGTGAATACTATTCAGAGCCTATTTCTAGCAGGAAAGTCCCATACTGGTGTTTTATAATTCATACTCATTAGAAGGATTCCTGCCTTTAATTATAATCTAAGTTCTAAGTAGACGGATTGTTCAAATCATTTGATATAGAATAACCAATTATCTGGgaaaactgtgaggaaataaacttGTGTCATCTATgttaaaataaatgctggagagctAAGGTAGTATGTCAGAGAAAGTATTAAGGTGGACTCCTACAGATAGTGGAAAATATGTACACACTTGTGGCCTGTCCTAATTCCCCTCGTGATCTGAATAAAACATTcggttttttccttttccttttttaaaaaaacaattttattgtggTACAATTTGCATCTCATAAAATTTTCCCATTATAAGTTTAGAGTTCACTCATTTCTGTTACATTCATATgctatgcaaccatcaccacaaaacatcatttttaagaagtatattttccaaatttatattcATTCCTACTCATCTCTCACTGTGtctaacttaatcacatcttttccttagaattttctcttcctgttctggTGAATATTGACCTCCTCTTTTTGTGATCTCTACAGCACTTGTCTGTCCCCAAGGACAGACTTTAGATATCATTTATCTAGAACTCTGTATGACTTAACTAGGTCCTCTTCTTCTATCCCCCAAACTCTTTATCATATTACTTAAAATTCTGTACTACAGTGCCTAAAACCCTACCATTAcaagtatttacttatttaatatgAACTAGTTATATACATAATTCAAGATAAAATGTTATTAGCTAGTAAGTACTATTGTGTTGGTGTTAAATTCTGAATTTGATCATTTAATTCTGTGATTATGTAAAAGAATACCTTGGTTCTTAGAAGATGCTTGCTGATGTATTTGGGAATAAGAATTATAATGCCTGCAACTTAATCTCAAGCAGTTCAGCAAAAATAACATTAGtaataattatacacacacacacaaaatcatatGGGGTGGATGTGGGGAAAGAGACtaagaaaatgtgacaaaattttaataattggTAATCTAGGTAGAGAGTATATGGGAGTTTATCATACAAATATGCAATTTTTctctaagtttaatttttttaagattaaaaaaagagaaatcatgcTCCTTTAGTTCGGTGGTTCTCTGCCCTAGCCACACATTAGAGAGTTTTTAGAAACTGCAAATGTCTGAGCCCCACTTGCtagaaattcttatttaattgattttaggtgatttgaatttattttaaatctcttgagatgaacaattttttctttttatacttgtTTTATATCCTTCACATCATTTAACAAGGTTCCAGGCACAAAACAGGTCCTCATTACACTCTGCTTgaagtgaattaattttttaagggtTTTCTTAAATATAGCCATAACATATTGTGACTATTTACCCATCAGTAgctataaatgtatgtatattgtaTATGCCAACACTACATGAATATTACCTGTAGTGTGTACATTGCTTCTCATTATGACAGATAGGATAGGGGGCTTTTACCCTGCCAAAAGTGCTGTGCTAGTTGTAATTTAGAGGGCCATACTGCAGGTCCTAAataccacccccttcccccaaaaaacctgtcagatatagagaataaagcCCAGATATATGGGACTTCCAAGGAAAGGAAATAGGGATGGTTCATCAAGGGGTACTGCTGAGATCAATAATCCTAAGAACTTGAGACTTAGAAGGAACAAGTTGGAGGATGAGTATATTGGAGAGGATAAGATGAAATATACTGATATTTAAATTACAGGCAGGAATGATTTAAAGGACATAGTCAAAAGTGGATAAAATACATAAGTGTATTTGaatacagaaaagcaagtgcCCCATAGATAGgtaaagcaagaaaaagggaCTGAGAAAGAGTCAGAGATTTACTGGACTAAAAAGTATCTTGAGAGAATTCAAGATAAAATTGTAAACAAGCCTAGACCATTTCCTATGTTGTTCTTTAAATCTCtggaacagttttttaaaattacagtaacaagttacagaaaagaaatgtgttacaaaatttatattaaaGATAATTAAATAGGAAGATGAATACATATCTAAAAATTAATCTATTTAGAGTCACTATGCTGGAGAATAAAGACAGGATGATAGAATTTCTGAACATGTTTGAAAAGGATTCGTGAGCATCGAAAATTCAAGTTACATTTTGCTCCAGTAGCAATGGAATGATGGTCACACTCATGAGAGTGGCCCTTGTGTCATAGTAGACCCCAGCAAATTAGAACGACATCTTGAAAAGCTCCAGTGAAATCCACTTGGAACTCTGAGAATGGAATTCAATTCGTGAATCTTCTTTTCATCATTCGAGAGTTCCCCATAAATTGGAAAGAGAAATCAGTGAGACTGGTAAACTATTTCAATGCCTCTTTAATAATGCTCTGAATTTATACAATAGTATGACAGATTACTGTGGATGTAAGATACGCAATGGTTCTTTATTCTCTCCACCGTCATTAAGGCAAGGACAGAAGTAGGGATAAAGTTTCTCCATGAAAATGTTGCTGAAAGTGTAAATGTGGGTCATAGTTTTCGCATTGTAGAAGGACACTTGCCCTCCCTCATAATCCAGGTATATGCCCACCTTGTTGAGGTTGTTAGTCAGTTTCAGACTGCAAGAAGGCAAATCTAGAGCCTTTAGATCAGTTTGGTTCCTCAGTCTTAAAAGCCAGAATCCTTGCTCAGGAGTTAGAGGACAGCTGCCTTTCCGGATTATGGATTCTCGGACGACTCCAACTGTCCATTTTGTCTTCTTTGCTACTTCTACTTCCCAGTACCACTTTCCAGATGTGAAGCCTTTTGAGCCCAGCACAGCCACACTTGAGTCAAACCTCTCTGGATCATCGGGCATTACCTGCTTAATGTCACCATGCCATACACTGGTTCGGCTTTTGGAGAGCACCAGATTTGGGTGAGCAGTTTTAGGGTCCAGGGTTAAAGGAGATAGTCCTggtaagaaaataagagaaagcagGGCATAGGGTAAAAGGAGTGAATGTTGGTTCCCATAGACAGTATTTACATAGACACCAGTGCTttatctccccatata
This is a stretch of genomic DNA from Camelus ferus isolate YT-003-E chromosome 6, BCGSAC_Cfer_1.0, whole genome shotgun sequence. It encodes these proteins:
- the TERB2 gene encoding telomere repeats-binding bouquet formation protein 2 isoform X2 yields the protein MFQGQRGWFCRSVSRDLRQFWVAEGGTISDPRDADFLFSCDASHPDTLRIYQSLDYIEDNATVFHAYYLSAVANAEIKNSVALGHFILPPACLQKEIRRKIGSFIWEQGQHFLMEKHDGVTPNEIKALRESSELTTDNKKELSKRTEKCFIWTPVAEKQMYFPLQNYPVNNMVTVPKVKRR